The following proteins are encoded in a genomic region of Fusarium keratoplasticum isolate Fu6.1 chromosome 9, whole genome shotgun sequence:
- a CDS encoding CobW domain-containing protein, translating into MAPIPITIITGFLGSGKTTLILNLIPQLRAQNPDYKLALLKNEFGDLAVDSQLAANSAISGVQELLNGCICCNLVGQLGPALKELEESVRPDRIVIETSGSAFPATLALEVNRLARDSGKYILDGVISVIDVENWQGYEDTSYTARIQARYTDLIVFNKWENAGELRYDECLDRVGDLEVDVAKVKSDKGCVAMDLVFGVDGGLAQELTEAEVNQTNGHSHNHSNGDKTNGHSHTHQNEVEVLSIELKAEDPSARISTDKLIAFLSSAPKDEAYRIKALITLSSTPTNSDPDIPKPEDSASGRYILNWAFGRWTFTPVAEALQEHDSSSDVTLRMTMILARYESGKWKKKLETGNFIQLEGGDASGLTVKRIL; encoded by the coding sequence ATGGCACCGATTCCgatcaccatcatcacgggCTTCCTCGGCTCCGGAAAGACaaccctcatcctcaacctcatcccccAACTCCGCGCCCAGAACCCAGACTACAAGCTCGccctcctcaagaacgagTTTGGCGACCTCGCCGTCGACTCGCAGCTCGCcgccaactcggccatctcgggTGTGcaggagctcctcaacggGTGCATCTGCTGCAACCTCGTCGGACAGCTGGGCCCCGCactcaaggagctcgaggagagcgTTCGTCCGGATCGTATCGTTATTGAGACGAGCGGTTCTGCGTTTCCAGCTACGCTTGCTCTTGAGGTTAACAGACTTGCTCGCGACTCGGGCAAGTATATTCTCGATGGTGTCATTAGTGTTATCGATGTCGAGAACTGGCAGGGGTACGAGGATACAAGCTACACGGCCCGCATCCAGGCGCGATACACGGATCTGATCGTCTTCAACAAGTGGGAGAACGCCGGCGAGCTGCGATACGATGAGTGCCTCGATCGAGTCGGCGATCTCGAGGTGGACGTGGCAAAGGTCAAGAGCGACAAGGGCTGCGTGGCTATGGACCTAGTCTTTGGTGTCGACGGAGGCCTCGCACAGGAGTTGACTGAAGCAGAGGTCAACCAGACCAACGGCCACAGCCACAACCACTCCAACGGCGACAAGACCAACGGACACTCGCATACCCACCAGAACGAAGTCGAAGTTCTCTCcatcgagctcaaggccgaagACCCCTCAGCACGCATCTCCACCGACAAGCTCATCGCCTTCCTCTCATCCGcgcccaaggatgaggcctaccgcatcaaggccctcatcACGCTCTCGTCAACCCCCACAAACTCAGACCCGGACATCCCCAAGCCCGAGGATAGCGCTTCCGGGAGATACATCCTCAACTGGGCTTTTGGCCGCTGGACTTTCACACCCGTCGCCGAGGCTCTGCAGGAGCACGACTCAAGCAGCGACGTCACGCTGCGCATGACCATGATCCTCGCTCGATATGAGAGCGGcaagtggaagaagaagctggagacGGGTAATTTTATTCAGCTTGAGGGAGGCGACGCTAGTGGTTTGACTGTTAAGAGGATACTATAG